From the genome of Alkalimarinus coralli:
AAGGGCGCCACTGGCCAACGGTGGGGTCTGAAGGAAGCCATAGGAAGTTAGAGGTACACAACTAACCGTAACCTGTTTCGGCGGTGTTGGTGGGTAAGCGTCCAAAATAGCGCGAAGCCCAATACTTAGTCAGACCAACAACGTGCTTGAGGGTGGGATCTCTAACAGGGAGTCAGTGCAGTAACTGGGGAAGCCTGGCACTGTATCCATGTCAAAGGAAATGACTGGACGTATTATTCAAGGGGTGACTCAAGAATGGTATGAGTGTGAGGTGGCAGATGAACCCGTAGTAGTTTTGAAGGCTAGGCCGATGAAAGCCAGTAATGGTGTGGAGGATAAAACCAAGCCGACCAACAGCGCAATGATTGTTGGGGCTAGCAAGATTCAAAAGGTCAGGCTAGTTGCGAAGGGGGGAAGTGGTCTATAAACCACTAAAAGAGAAACGTAATAGGTCGTGTGACTACAAGCGGCATTAACATGCTGGGCATCCTTCAATGGTAAAGAGTGAAATCGGCGCGATTGTTGTTGAGCTGGTCATGGGGAGTAATCATTTCTCTTCATTAGAGGCAACAAGGTGGTTAAGCATATTGCACAAAATTGGGTCAAACCAAGCTAGAAGACTTAACGCGATGATGAAACAAACCCAACACAATCTAGGCAGTTAACGGCTAGTGGTATGAGAAAATAAACGTGAGAGTTTACTACAGTCTTTATGGTCGTCTGCTATCACTGCAGGCACTCTATGACGCATTCAAGCGAGTGAAGAAGAATAAAGGTGCTGCCGGAATAGACGGGCAGAGCGTGCAGGACTTTGCACAAAACTTGGAAAGTAATCTCAAACAACTATTACTCGAACTACAAGAGAGGCGGTATCAACCGCAACCAGTAAAACGTGTTGAAATCGACAAGGACGATGGAAGTAAGCGGCTACTGGGTGTTCCCACGGTTCGAGACCGTGTCGTACAACAATGTTTATCGAATATCATCACCCCCATCTTCGACCCAGACTTTCACCCATCCAGCTATGGGTATAGAGAGGGGCGAAGCTGTCATCAAGCCATTAGCAAAGCGACGTTGTTTATACGAAAGTATCATCGTCAACACGTAGTGGATATGGATCTGTCGAAGTGCTTCGACATGCTCGACCATGATCTAATCATTCAGTCAGTGCGAAAACGAATCACAGATGGCAGTATTCTGAACTTGATAGACATGTTTCTAAAAAGTGGAGTGATGATAGGCTCAAGTTGGCAAAGCAACGACAAGGGAAGTCCGCAAGGCGGGGTGATCAGTCCATTGCTAGCCAATATCTACTTAGATGCCTTTGATCAGGAAATGAAACGACGTCAGCACCGAATAGTGCGATACGCCGATGATATCTTGATACTCTGTAGCTCAGAAGCGGCAGCAAAGAATGCACTAAAGGTAGCGAGTCATATTTTAGAAGAGACACTTAAGCTAAAAGTGAATGAGCGGAAAACTCACATTGCGCATAGCGATGATGGGATTAAATTCTTGGGAGTGGTGATAGGAACAAACTATACACGAATCCAAGAAAAGAAACTCAAGACACTGAAAGTAAAGGTGAAGCAAATTACCAAGCGCAATGGAGGAAAGAACTTAGCCGAGGTGCTAAAAGAACTGAATCCAGTGCTAAGAGGGTTTGCAAATTATTTTAAAATAGCGAATATAGGATATATCTTAAATCAATTATCAGGTTGGATAAGACGAAGGTTGAGAAGTGTACAGCTGAAACTGTGGAAGAAGCCGGGCAAACTGCATCGACGACTAAAGCAATTGGGCTACAAACCTCCGTTTAAGAGCATCAAGATGAACTCATGGAGAAATGCAGCGAGTCCATTGGCAAGTTATGCGATGCCTAATAACTGGTTCAAAGAAATCGGCTTATATCAGATAAATGAAGTAAGGACAGGGGTTCTTGTTCCTTATTGTTAAGGAATAGTAGATTACATGAGCCGTATACGAGATCCGTACGTACGGTTCTGTGAGAGGGAGGGGGCTGTAACGCCTCCCCCTACTCGATATGAACGCTATTTCTGAGAGCTCTCAAGGGCTTGAGTGATATCCTCTAAAATATCATCTACGTTCTCAATACCGATTGATAACCTAACCATATCGCTAGAGACACAGGCGCTGGCCAGTTCCTCAGGGCTCAACTGTCTATGGGTGGTTGATGCAGGGTGGCAAGCGAGCGATTTGGCATCGCCGATATTAACCAGTCTAACGATAAGTTGCAGCGCATCTATGAACTTGGCGCCAGCTTCAACTCCACCTTTAATACCAAAAGATAAAATGCCGGAGGGTGTTCCGTTCATGTAGTCTTTAGCAAGAGAGTGGAAGTCACTGCTTTCCAAACCTGCATAGTTTACCCATTCAACTTCTGCTCTTTGCTGCAAAAATTCCGCGACCTTCTGTGCGTTTGAGCAGTGCCTCTCCATACGCAAGGATAATGTCTCCAGCCCTTGCATGATCATCATGGCATTGTATGGTGACAAGGCGGCACCCATATTTCTGAGGGGAACGACTCTACAGCGGCCTATGTAAGCAGCAGGACCAAGTGCTTCTGCATATACCACACCGTGGTATGACGGGTCGGGCTCGTTCATTACGGCAAAGCGT
Proteins encoded in this window:
- the ltrA gene encoding group II intron reverse transcriptase/maturase — translated: MRVYYSLYGRLLSLQALYDAFKRVKKNKGAAGIDGQSVQDFAQNLESNLKQLLLELQERRYQPQPVKRVEIDKDDGSKRLLGVPTVRDRVVQQCLSNIITPIFDPDFHPSSYGYREGRSCHQAISKATLFIRKYHRQHVVDMDLSKCFDMLDHDLIIQSVRKRITDGSILNLIDMFLKSGVMIGSSWQSNDKGSPQGGVISPLLANIYLDAFDQEMKRRQHRIVRYADDILILCSSEAAAKNALKVASHILEETLKLKVNERKTHIAHSDDGIKFLGVVIGTNYTRIQEKKLKTLKVKVKQITKRNGGKNLAEVLKELNPVLRGFANYFKIANIGYILNQLSGWIRRRLRSVQLKLWKKPGKLHRRLKQLGYKPPFKSIKMNSWRNAASPLASYAMPNNWFKEIGLYQINEVRTGVLVPYC